In Drosophila ananassae strain 14024-0371.13 chromosome 4 unlocalized genomic scaffold, ASM1763931v2 tig00000077, whole genome shotgun sequence, the genomic stretch TTACTGTAAGCGCTTCTTTTCTCAATCTATAGCCAGTGCATTCTCTGCAGTGAGTAACAGAGCAATATCGCTCAACAAGCGTTTCATCATAATCCATCTGGTTTTCTAAGATACTGACCAAACCTTGAAATTTACCGAAGCCAAAGAGTATCATATCTTTTACTTCTTGATCTATGTTCTTCCACGGAACATCAAGGCTAAATTTACAATTTTCAGCCAGTGATAGAATTGCACTTTTTAAAAATCCATAACTTGTGTGCACTTGACGGAACATTGATCCCACTGGCTTTAAAGCGCCTTCAGATATTGAAAGAGTTTCATCTGGCACTATCAGCTTTACATCAACAGCCAGCTTTTTACCAAGCCCATTACACGAACCACATGCACCGTAAGGGCtgttaaaagaaaataatcttGGTTCTATTTCCTCAAGAGTGAAACCAGACTCGGGGCATGCAAAATTCTCTGAAAAAATCAGAATTTGACCATTTTTATACTCGGAATTATGGTTGTCAGGTAGGTTTACTATTTCTACATACATTAGACCATTACCAAGTTTTAGTGCGGATTCTATACTACTTGGCAGTCGATTTCCTATATCGTCCAATATTGATATTCTATCTGCAACCACAAAAACGTCGTGTTTCTTGTTCTTATCGAGTTTAGGCAAGTCATCTACATTGTACACTTCACCATCTATTTTGAACCTTACGTAACCTTGTCTTTTAATTTCCAATATCTCTTTGAGATGTTCTCCTTTTCTACCACGCACAACAGGGgcaagtatatatattttagtttcTAAAGGTAACGCAATTATAGTATCTACAATTTGAGACACCGTTTGTTTTGTTATTGGTAATCCAGTTGCAGGTGAATAAGGAACTCCTATTCGTGCATACACTAAGCGCAAGTAATCGTAAATTTCGGTAACAGTTCCAACGGTTGACCTTGGATTTTTTGAGATAGATTTTTGGTTGATAGATATTGCAGGAGAAAGGCCTGTAATCGACTCAACATCTGGTTTATCCTGAATGTTGAGAAATTGACGTGCGTAAGCTGATAGGCTTTCGACGTACCGGCGTTGGCCTTCCGCATAAATTGTATCAAAAGCAAGGCTAGACTTGCCAGAACCACTAAGCCCAGTTATAACAACCAGCTTATTTTTCGGTATATTGACGTCTACACCTTGCAGATTATGTTCCCTTGCGCCCTTAACTCTGATAAAATCGTCCATATTATACCATATAGCGTATTAACCATTATAGCCTCAAAATACGTGAATTTATAGTGATATATTGATTTTCTATTGATTTTTTCAACTGTTACGGAAAATTAAGCAGCGTTTGATAAATCGTCATtccgctacttgttagcggctGAGATACCGCGACGGTATGACGGTTAAGTAGGCCAGTGCCCCTAtgatgtcatcccagtgtcaagcacaTAGCTGTACGAACGTTGTAGTTTAGGAGCAATTCCCACCAGTGGGccagtgcccagacactggTTCTATGCAACTTAATTAAAAACGTTTGTTTTAGCGTAAGACAACTACCTTTAGCTCATCAGCTCAGTTATAAGCAAAATTTCTGGATTCCAGACTGGAATGACACCATTTGCTGTGCAATTTACCTTCAAAAATGAATGTTCGTACAGCTatgtgtcaagcactgggatgacaccatTCTTTTttctggattccagtgtctgggcactggaatgacacccCCCTGATAGGCTCAAATCATAGTGTTTGTACAGTTGTGGGTTTAGGCTACCTATAAATTCTAAACTGTTGTTACGTATTAGGACCACCAAATACACCCCCTTGGACTCCATGCCCTGTACCATGCATATAGTCCATTCCAAATTTCCATAAATGCGTACGTGCTAATATATCCAATTCTCCACCAGTAGTGCCAGGAGGAAAGATGACACTTGCTATAGCAATGTGAGCTTTGAGTACTATTGTATAGTGGGTTATTTGTTCATCAGTTGGATTGCCAATTGCTACAGTTTTTGTCACATCAGTTGTGCCGTCAAGGTACTGGCCACCAGAGTCAATCAAATACAGTCCATCTTTCTGAATTACTTTATTCGTCTTACTGCTTGCACGATAGTGAATTATTGCTCCATTCTCATTAAATGCTGAAATTGTTGGAAAACTTAGTTGCTTAAACAAATTCTGCTCTTTTCTGTATTCTAAAATCTTTTCTTCAGCTTCAAGTTCTGTACCAACATTATTTTCAAGCCAATATAGAAAATTTGTAACTGCCACTCCATCTCTGATATGCGCATTTATATGTGCCAATAGACCGTTCATAAAAATTGAGGCAACGAAGTTTACTGAAATAGGGTACGTTGGACGTGACGTTGATTCGATAATACGCGATTTAGTTGATGCAGCAATAGTTTTAGTTAAAGAGAAAGCCCGTAAAGCCTTAGCTAAAAAGGCTTTAATTTTAGCTGAGAAAACAATAGTAAACTCTATGGTAGGCGAAAATGCAACCGAAGagagtaaaaaaatttttagagAAAGGTTGAGGAATAAAGAGTTTGAGGACGGAGAAGTTTCTATTAACGTCAGAGAGAGCAAGAGTATGTTACCTACTTTCGATATACCAGGCATGCCAGGTGGGCAAGTTGGTGTGATGAATGTAACAGAAATAATGGGCAAGATGTTTAACGggagcaaaaaaacaaaaactattaCGGTGAAGGTAAAAGAAGCGCgtgaaatattaattaatgaaGAAAGTGAAAGGCTAATGGATGAAGATAAGATAATCAAAGAAGCCATTGATCTTGTTAGTAATGACGGTATAGTATTTTTGGATGAAATAGACAAAATTGCAGCGCGTACAGAAGTAAAAGGTGAAGTAAACAGAGAAGGAGTGCAACGCGATCTGTTACCATTACTTGAAGGAACAAC encodes the following:
- the LOC123257933 gene encoding ATP-dependent protease ATPase subunit HslU-like → IKIEATKFTEIGYVGRDVDSIIRDLVDAAIVLVKEKARKALAKKALILAEKTIVNSMVGENATEESKKIFRERLRNKEFEDGEVSINVRESKSMLPTFDIPGMPGGQVGVMNVTEIMGKMFNGSKKTKTITVKVKEAREILINEESERLMDEDKIIKEAIDLVSNDGIVFLDEIDKIAARTEVKGEVNREGVQRDLLPLLEGTTVTTKYGHVKTDYILFIASGAFHQSKPSDLLPELQGRLPIRVELKALTQEDLIRILKEPESSLLKQYIALMKTENVTLEFTDDGIKTIAEIAFTVNRQVENIGARRLHTVMEKLLDEISFIASEKNSEKFIIDSKYVKDKLESISKQLDLSKFIL